In Vigna unguiculata cultivar IT97K-499-35 chromosome 3, ASM411807v1, whole genome shotgun sequence, a single genomic region encodes these proteins:
- the LOC114175575 gene encoding dolichyl-diphosphooligosaccharide--protein glycosyltransferase subunit 1B-like, translating into MDLVVRGSAVVVLPMSRWALEVRGSIVAVVLMNRWALEVRGSTVAVVPMNRWVENLGTSAASEVLLAFSPTEVEHLALLKAAATSGKRKKKTYVPLDVKSAKQPDGPNGTKFFSITLLTPLSKDETTTLDVLYMLTRSLEPFPVEISQSESQLVYFRDSAILLSPYHVKQQTTFLKTPSTMVESFTVVDPTKRAGTELKYGPYENHPPYSYSPGSFSLHLQ; encoded by the exons ATGGACCTCGTGGTCAGAGGGTCCGCTGTTGTTGTTTTACCGATGAGCCGATGGGCCCTAGAGGTCAGAGGGTCCATCGTTGCTGTTGTACTGATGAACCGATGGGCCTTAGAGGTCAGAGGGTCCACCGTTGCTGTTGtaccgatgaaccgatgg GTTGAAAATTTGGGGACATCTGCTGCTTCTGAAGTACTTTTGGCCTTTTCGCCCACTGAAGTTGAACATCTTGCATTACTCAAAGCCGCTGCAACTTCTGgtaagaggaagaagaaaacttaTGTTCCTCTTGATGTCAAGTCTGCTAAGCAGCCTGATGGACCAAATGGAACTAAGTTTTTCTCTATAACTTTGTTAACTCCACTAAGTAAAGATGAAACCACGACATTAGATGTTCTTTACATGTTGACACGGTCTTTGGAACCTTTCCCAGTTGAAATAAGTCAATCAGAGTCACAATTGGTTTATTTCCGTGATAGTGCAATATTATTATCTCCCTATCATGTCAAACAACAAACAACTTTTCTCAAGACACCAAGCACTATGGTAGAATCATTCACGGTGGTGGACCCCACTAAACGTGCTGGTACAGAGTTGAAATATGGGCCATATGAAAATCATCCCCCGTATTCATATTCTCCTGGgagcttctccctgcacctccaataa